In Marixanthomonas ophiurae, one genomic interval encodes:
- a CDS encoding biotin/lipoyl-containing protein yields the protein MSATYKAVVNDSFEFSMPSDAIKTLDSVSKTTNKIHLLQKNKSVTAEVISKDLLNRTYTIKVNGNRYTVKIENELDALIAEMGLSLGNDSVENEIHAPMPGLILEVNVKEGDTVIEGDSLCVLEAMKMENALGAPRDGVVKAVHIATGETVDKNALLIELED from the coding sequence ATGAGTGCAACTTATAAAGCCGTGGTTAACGACTCGTTTGAGTTTTCGATGCCTAGCGATGCTATAAAAACGTTAGATAGCGTTTCTAAAACTACAAACAAAATACATTTACTTCAAAAAAATAAATCGGTCACTGCAGAAGTGATTTCCAAAGATCTTCTCAATAGAACGTATACGATTAAAGTAAACGGAAATCGATATACTGTAAAAATTGAAAACGAGCTCGATGCCCTTATTGCTGAAATGGGGCTTTCGCTGGGGAATGATTCCGTAGAAAATGAAATTCACGCTCCGATGCCGGGATTAATTTTAGAAGTAAACGTAAAAGAAGGCGATACGGTGATTGAAGGCGATTCCCTTTGTGTGCTGGAAGCGATGAAGATGGAAAACGCGCTAGGCGCACCTAGAGATGGTGTGGTAAAAGCCGTACACATTGCCACCGGAGAAACGGTAGATAAAAATGCATTGTTAATTGAATTAGAAGACTAA